The Oreochromis niloticus isolate F11D_XX linkage group LG2, O_niloticus_UMD_NMBU, whole genome shotgun sequence genome includes a region encoding these proteins:
- the LOC100691298 gene encoding protein FAM53C isoform X1 translates to MVTLITEQLRKQSLEEPYHKAFSFSVNVSFCLLQSLPTVGSSPTVSWSAHKTTQESYTSTTHPSSIASVLDDSCGLDSLWPTSHSGESLRGPERPFKVFQSSPPPPPKRHCRSLSVPEDLSQCRTTWHPSASRVWTPVKRSCHSGGASSSGSGASSLPLCGPSSSFPSSSIHSSASPTFFSLALSSDSPVSWGFPWDPCDTLKGACSASFATPSSCSSSPAPLTSHYVLQRRFSLSPVHIQKSPMVPLPPQPCPSSALKCGRSDLEHPALSPSPTSACSTPSSSRRDLHPALPRCHSQPCDMRKPRLKRRHDPDVLPYPRPVLDFSKMTQIGNRESPACGPGSGLVPVTSQVERRSAFSPAEFLGRASIGPLSESEEEEDERRPADGGQKIVFERDCTELDLNLIEEN, encoded by the exons ATGGTGACTCTTATAACAGAGCAACTTCGTAAGCAGAGTTTAGAAGAACCCTATCACAAGGCCTTCTCATTCAGTGTGAATGTG TCATTCTGTTTGTTACAGTCATTACCTACAGTGGGCTCCAGTCCCACTGTCTCGTGGAGTGCTCATAAAACGACACAAG AGAGCTACACCTCAACTACACATCCATCATCTATTGCCAGTGTTCTGGATGACTCCTGTGGACTTGATTCACTATGGCCTACTTCTCACTCTGGAGAATCACTCCGGGGACCAGAACGTCCCTTCAAGGTTTTCCAAAGTTCACCTCCACCACCTCCAAAACGCCACTGCCGGTCCCTCTCTGTGCCAGAGGATCTATCTCAGTGCCGCACCACCTGGCATCCCAGCGCATCAAGGGTTTGGACCCCGGTGAAACGTAGCTGTCACAGTGGAGGAGCATCTAGTTCAGGCTCTGGAGCCAGCTCTTTGCCACTTTGTGGTCCTAGTTCCTCCTTCCCCTCTTCCTCCATACACTCATCTGCTAGTCCTACCTTCTTTAGCTTAGCGCTATCGTCTGACTCCCCGGTATCATGGGGTTTCCCATGGGACCCCTGCGATACACTGAAAGGAGCGTGTTCTGCTTCCTTTGCTACACCTTCTTCGTGCTCTTCTTCGCCGGCCCCGCTGACCTCACACTATGTGCTGCAGCGTCGCTTCTCCCTCTCCCCTGTACACATTCAGAAGTCCCCTATGGTGCCCTTGCCCCCCCAACCCTGTCCAAGTTCAGCTCTGAAATGTGGCCGTTCTGACTTGGAGCACCCAGCCCTGTCTCCATCTCCCACTTCAGCCTGCAGCACACCATCCTCATCTAGGCGTGACCTCCACCCTGCTTTGCCACGATGCCACTCGCAGCCCTGTGACATGCGCAAACCTCGCTTAAAGAGGCGCCATGACCCAGATGTTCTGCCCTACCCGAGGCCAGTCCTCGACTTCAGCAAGATGACACAG ATTGGTAATCGTGAGAGCCCTGCATGTGGACCAGGTAGCGGTTTGGTTCCAGTGACCTCGCAGGTGGAACGACGTTCAGCTTTCTCTCCGGCAGAGTTCCTGGGACGAGCCAGCATCGGGCCGCTCAGTGAAAGCGAGGAAGAGGAAGACGAAAGGAGGCCTGCAGATGGAGGACAAAAGATTGTTTTTGAAAGAGACTGTACAGAATTGGATCTGAACCTTATAGAAGAAAACTGA
- the LOC100691298 gene encoding protein FAM53C isoform X2 has translation MVTLITEQLRKQSLEEPYHKAFSFSVNVSLPTVGSSPTVSWSAHKTTQESYTSTTHPSSIASVLDDSCGLDSLWPTSHSGESLRGPERPFKVFQSSPPPPPKRHCRSLSVPEDLSQCRTTWHPSASRVWTPVKRSCHSGGASSSGSGASSLPLCGPSSSFPSSSIHSSASPTFFSLALSSDSPVSWGFPWDPCDTLKGACSASFATPSSCSSSPAPLTSHYVLQRRFSLSPVHIQKSPMVPLPPQPCPSSALKCGRSDLEHPALSPSPTSACSTPSSSRRDLHPALPRCHSQPCDMRKPRLKRRHDPDVLPYPRPVLDFSKMTQIGNRESPACGPGSGLVPVTSQVERRSAFSPAEFLGRASIGPLSESEEEEDERRPADGGQKIVFERDCTELDLNLIEEN, from the exons ATGGTGACTCTTATAACAGAGCAACTTCGTAAGCAGAGTTTAGAAGAACCCTATCACAAGGCCTTCTCATTCAGTGTGAATGTG TCATTACCTACAGTGGGCTCCAGTCCCACTGTCTCGTGGAGTGCTCATAAAACGACACAAG AGAGCTACACCTCAACTACACATCCATCATCTATTGCCAGTGTTCTGGATGACTCCTGTGGACTTGATTCACTATGGCCTACTTCTCACTCTGGAGAATCACTCCGGGGACCAGAACGTCCCTTCAAGGTTTTCCAAAGTTCACCTCCACCACCTCCAAAACGCCACTGCCGGTCCCTCTCTGTGCCAGAGGATCTATCTCAGTGCCGCACCACCTGGCATCCCAGCGCATCAAGGGTTTGGACCCCGGTGAAACGTAGCTGTCACAGTGGAGGAGCATCTAGTTCAGGCTCTGGAGCCAGCTCTTTGCCACTTTGTGGTCCTAGTTCCTCCTTCCCCTCTTCCTCCATACACTCATCTGCTAGTCCTACCTTCTTTAGCTTAGCGCTATCGTCTGACTCCCCGGTATCATGGGGTTTCCCATGGGACCCCTGCGATACACTGAAAGGAGCGTGTTCTGCTTCCTTTGCTACACCTTCTTCGTGCTCTTCTTCGCCGGCCCCGCTGACCTCACACTATGTGCTGCAGCGTCGCTTCTCCCTCTCCCCTGTACACATTCAGAAGTCCCCTATGGTGCCCTTGCCCCCCCAACCCTGTCCAAGTTCAGCTCTGAAATGTGGCCGTTCTGACTTGGAGCACCCAGCCCTGTCTCCATCTCCCACTTCAGCCTGCAGCACACCATCCTCATCTAGGCGTGACCTCCACCCTGCTTTGCCACGATGCCACTCGCAGCCCTGTGACATGCGCAAACCTCGCTTAAAGAGGCGCCATGACCCAGATGTTCTGCCCTACCCGAGGCCAGTCCTCGACTTCAGCAAGATGACACAG ATTGGTAATCGTGAGAGCCCTGCATGTGGACCAGGTAGCGGTTTGGTTCCAGTGACCTCGCAGGTGGAACGACGTTCAGCTTTCTCTCCGGCAGAGTTCCTGGGACGAGCCAGCATCGGGCCGCTCAGTGAAAGCGAGGAAGAGGAAGACGAAAGGAGGCCTGCAGATGGAGGACAAAAGATTGTTTTTGAAAGAGACTGTACAGAATTGGATCTGAACCTTATAGAAGAAAACTGA